A window of the Triplophysa rosa linkage group LG23, Trosa_1v2, whole genome shotgun sequence genome harbors these coding sequences:
- the arhgap29a gene encoding rho GTPase-activating protein 29 isoform X3, giving the protein MGSVVVGVNYKEVSEDNKQTLFSEIYTSIDTLAFTFGNVVSDFLMGDVENGSASGLPKTRRSRSFENLAVESGGCRTEKDDTPGPSPPSRLEEMDGALLRSDSGVESALLYAKAWSKYTKELLAWVEKRLNMDIECAKSYAKMAESAKALATQQEHMPFRDIYISAFKNDIEYSQLIMQTAAALQANKFMQPLQARKNELDKLRKEVKEQWQREQKKMNEADSALKKARLLQAQRQEEYEKAKCSTNRVEEEQIGMGGKQLEKRRKLAEEALQKAEEAREHCKNCITDVGVKRVDMANTKSEILTQIRELVFQCDLTLKAVTVNWFQLQQAQVVSLPVNFQSLCENAKLYEPGLCYTEFVKSLPSDRTRGESFTFNIPATQNSGLPLSKRANNSSHSSQVHLSQVSLAPGDFLSADEVESHVQARTGKMTEGRSNSSNDIQALKIQGPFRVWRTSSQGGGMCSDSESAGGSSESRSMDSPTASPGDFKRRLPRTPSTGTMSSADDLDDREPPSPSDNGLSEVVTEATSPGPFRNTQMSKAAQTHKLRKLRAPSKCRECDSLVVFHGAECEECSLACHKKCLETLAIQCGHKKLQGKLHLFAIDFAQAAKNSPDGIPFVIKKCTSEIENRALSIKGIYRVNGAKSRVEKLCQAFENGKDLVELSDLYPHDISNVLKLYLRQLPEPLILFRYYNDFIGLAKESQSIIVDEVEASRRSLAPDILQISVELKRVLFKVKDLLRQLPPAHYKTLQFLIQHLHRVSEKSDENKMTASNLGIIFGPTLIKPRQADAEVSLSSLVDYPYQALIVELLIRHYEMIFDTPLSPLPPSSPVGESSPLPIKSRFTSQEKEQQLSRHSKSLVDIKEQQQPKVKTYKRHSSVIPSTHLMDEVKEGKIRSDKEFAPVGDAEAEDLNMFLSSSVPEMRTSPGLSRRNHVSRVQLRPPRPELGTRPISMPAERLLNLTKVDECNVKNTVEQDDDCARDPVIEEVSEVEKPKSRVCNHYRKSYIDTQTLRRTWDKQYKHRDITPKTVLITESSTADSEVDSGNVFASSVTTISLSEHTETARTVHANTPYSVAVRPGRTLRREGNVSEYCPVPTAFRPPRTLQPPPGTFYKPPGSKNKTLTEVELKTSKATANSTEEEEEDEDDEEGFSVEVSVDEPDLDPEHYPEQDTLNSVPPQSPSSSPEELGQNGTRPVYQRLRSRRMQDLEHREAHFV; this is encoded by the exons ATGGGAAGTGTAGTAGTCG GTGTGAACTACAAGGAAGTGAGCGAGGACAATAAACAGACCCTCTTTTCCGAGATCTACACTTCTATTGATACATTGGCGTTTACGTTTGGCAATGT AGTGTCTGACTTCCTTATGGGAGATGTAGAGAACGGTTCAGCCTCAGGCCTTCCTAAGACCCGCAGGAGCAGG tCTTTTGAGAACCTGGCAGTGGAGTCTGGCGGATGCAGAACGGAAAAAGATGACACTCCAG GTCCTTCTCCACCCTCGCGGCTGGAGGAGATGGACGGGGCTTTGCTCCGGAGTGACAGCGGGGTGGAGTCGGCCCTGCTCTATGCCAAAGCTTGGTCAAAATACACCAAGGAGCTCCTGGCCTGGGTGGAGAAACGTCTTAATATGG ACATTGAGTGTGCAAAGAGCTACGCCAAGATGGCCGAATCTGCGAAGGCGCTGGCGACTCAGCAG GAGCACATGCCGTTCCGGGATATTTACATATCTGCCTTCAAGAACGACATTGAATACAGCCAGCTGATCATGCAAACGGCAGCTGCGCTCCAGGCTAATAAATTCATGCAG CCTCTGCAAGCTCGAAAAAATGAGCTCGACAAGCTGAGGAAGGAAGTGAAGGAGCAGTGGCAGAGAGAGCAGAAGAAAATG AATGAAGCCGACAGTGCACTGAAGAAGGCCCGGCTGCTCCAAGCACAGAGGCAGGAGGAGTACGAGAAGGCCAAATGCTCCACCAATCGGGTGGAGGAGGAACAGATCGGAATGGGCGGAAAACAGCTGGAAAAAAGACGCAAACTGGCGGAGGAGGCGCTGCAGAAG GCAGAGGAAGCCAGAGAACACTGCAAAAACTGCATCACAGATGTCGGGGTGAAGAGAGTCGACATGGCCAACACTAAAAGCGAGATTCTTACTCAGATACGAGAGCTTGTGTTTCAGTGTGACCTGACCCTGAAAGCA gtgACCGTAAACTGGTTTCAGTTGCAGCAGGCCCAGGTGGTTTCCTTGCCTGTCAACTTTCAGTCGCTCTGTGAGAACGCCAAACTTTATGAACCTGGTCTGTGTTACACAGAGTTTGTCAAGAGTCTCCCCTCGGACAGGACCAGAGGGGAATCCTTCACATTTAACATCCCCGCCACACAGAACTCAGG GTTGCCTCTCTCAAAGCGAGCGAATAACAGCAGCCATTCATCTCAGGTCCACCTGTCTCAGGTGTCGCTCGCACCTGGAGACTTCCTGAGCGCTGATGAGGTGGAGAGTCACGTCCAAGCACGTACAGGAAAGATGACGGAGGGACGCTCAAACAGTAGCAACGATATTCAAG CATTAAAGATCCAGGGGCCGTTCCGTGTCTGGAGAACGAGCAGTCAGGGTGGAGGCATGTGCAGTGATTCAGAGAGTGCTGGAGGCAGCAGTGAATCTCGCTCTATGGACTCTCCAACAGCAAGCCCAG GTGACTTCAAAAGAAGGCTTCCCAGAACTCCATCCACGGGCACCATGTCTTCAGCAGATGACCTGGATGACAGAGAACCACCCTCTCCATCAGATAATG GTCTGAGTGAAGTGGTAACGGAGGCAACCTCTCCCGGACCTTTCCGGAACACACAGATGTCCAAAGCTGCTCAGACACACAAGCTACGAAAGCTCCGCGCTCCATCGAAATGCAGGGAGTGTGACAGTCTTGTGGTATTTCATGGTGCTGAATGCGAGGAG TGTTCTCTTGCTTGTCATAAGAAGTGTTTGGAGACTCTGGCCATTCAGTGTGGACATAAGAAGCTACAGGGAAAACTGCATCTATTCGCTATCGACTTTGCACAGGCAGCCAAAAACAGTCCTGATGGAATTCCCTTTGTTATCAAAAAATGCACATCAGAGATTGAAAACAGAGCTCTGAGCATCAAG GGAATTTACCGTGTGAATGGAGCCAAGTCGCGGGTGGAGAAGCTTTGCCAAGCCTTTGAGAATGGCAAAGATCTAGTTGAGCTCTCGGATCTTTACCCTCATGACATCAGCAATGTCCTTAAACTTTATTTACGCCAG CTCCCGGAGCCGCTCATCCTGTTCCGTTACTATAACGACTTCATCGGACTGGCCAAAGAGAGTCAGAGCATCATCGTTGATGAAGTAGAGGCATCAAGAAGAAGTCTCGCCCCCGACATCCTGCAGATCAGCGTGGAGCTCAAACGGGTCCTCTTCAAGGTTAAAGACCTGCTGCGTCAGCTGCCTCCAGCCCACTACAAAACCCTGCAGTTCTTAATTCAGCACTTACACAG GGTATCAGAAAAGTCAGATGAGAACAAGATGACCGCCAGCAATTTGGGCATCATCTTCGGCCCCACGCTGATCAAACCCCGCCAGGCTGATGCCGaggtttctctctcttctctggtGGACTACCCCTACCAGGCCCTAATCGTGGAGCTTTTGATACGCCATTACGAGATGATCTTCGATACACCTCTGAGTCCACTTCCACCTTCCTCCCCTGTAGGAGAGAGCTCACCGCTCCCCATTAAATCGCGCTTTACCTCTCAGGAGAAGGAACAACAGCTTAGCCGACATTCAAAGTCCCTGGTGGACATTAAAGAG CAGCAACAGCCAAAGGTTAAGACGTATAAACGACATTCCTCGGTAATACCTTCCACACACCTGATGGATGAGGTGAAAGAGGGAAAGATCAGATCTGACAAAGAGTTTGCACCAG TTGGAGATGCTGAAGCGGAGGACCTCAACATGTTCCTGTCATCAAGTGTCCCTGAAATGCGAACCTCGCCTGGCTTGAGTCGCCGCAACCACGTGTCCAGAGTTCAGCTGCGACCTCCGAGACCAGAGCTGGGCACTCGACCAATCAGCATGCCTGCCGAGCGCCTCCTTAACCTGACGAAGGTGGACGAATGCAACGTGAAGAACACCGTGGAGCAGGACGACGACTGTGCTCGCGATCCTGTCATCGAGGAGGTGTCCGAGGTGGAGAAACCCAAATCCCGAGTCTGCAACCATTACAGGAAGTCTTACATTGATACGCAGACATTGCGTAGGACTTGGGACAAGCAGTATAAGCATCGCGACATCACCCCTAAGACCGTTTTGATCACGGAAAGCTCTACAGCCGACTCCGAGGTCGACAGCGGCAACGTTTTTGCTTCTTCCGTTACGACGATATCTTTGTCAGAACATACCGAAACTGCTAGAACCGTTCATGCTAACACACCCTACAGCGTTGCTGTGAGGCCTGGGCGGACTTTACGTAGGGAAGGGAACGTCAGCGAGTACTGCCCCGTTCCTACGGCCTTCAGGCCACCAAGAACTCTGCAACCTCCTCCTGGAACATTTTACAAACCTCCAGGtagcaaaaacaaaactttaacaGAGGTTGAGCTGAAGACTAGCAAAGCGACAGCTAACAGcacagaggaggaggaggaggatgaggaTGATGAGGAAGGGTTTAGTGTGGAAGTCTCGGTTGATGAGCCTGATCTAGACCCAGAACATTATCCAGAGCAGGACACCCTGAATTCAGTTCCTCCCCAGTCACCCAGTTCCAGCCCAGAGGAACTCGGCCAAAATGGGACCAGACCTGTGTACCAGAGACTACGGTCCCGACGTATGCAGGATCTCGAACACAGAGAGGCTCACTTTGTCTGA